The genomic region GCCAGCGCGATGTCGGGCAGCTGCAGCGTGCGTGCCACCGTGATGAAGATGGGCATGAGCAGCGCCGCCGTGGCCGTGTTGGAGGTGAACTCGGTCAGGAAAACCACGAAGCTGGTGAGCGCCAGCATGATGATGACCGGGTGCTGATGCCCCACGGCAGCCACGATGCTGTCGGCCAGGATCTTGCTGGCCCCGGTGTCCTTCATGACGATGGACAGCACCAGGCCACCGCCGAACAGCATCAGTACGCCCCATTCGGTGTGCTCCTGGATCTGCTTCCAGCTGGCCGAACCGCCCACGCACATCACCACCACGGCCAGCATGGCAATGACGGAATCGATGTTCTTGATGGGCTCGGGCAGCGCCAGCAGCTGCTGCAGCGGTCCGACCACCAGCTTGCCCAGGATGAGCAGCACCGCCGTGGCAGCGAAGACGACCAGCGTGAACATCCGCCGGCCATCCAGCGGGATGTCCTCGATGTCGACGTTGAACGGCACGCTGAAGTCGGGGCGCAGCACCACCCACAGTGACAGCACCATGGCCGGCATCATCAGTGCCACCACCGGCATGCCGTACTTCAGCCAGTCGGCAAAGCTGATGTCGATCATCGTGGCCAGCAGCGCGTTGGGCGTGCTGCCCACCAGGGTGCCGATGCCGCCGATACTGGCGCTGAAGGCGATGCCCAGCAGCACGAAGGCGTAGAGCTTGCGGTTCTTCTCCACGTCCACCTGCCGCAGGATGCCCAGGGTGAGCGGCAGCATCATGGCGGCCACGGCCGTGTTGTTGACGAAGAGCGACAGGAACGCCGTGACGGCGAACAGGTAGAAGATGGTGAGCTTCAGGCTGCCGCCGGCCAGCCGGATGACGTGTCCGGCAATCCACAGGTCCAGCTTCTGGATGTGCAGCACGGCCGCGATGACGAAGCCGCCGAAGAACATGAAGATGACCGGCTCGGCAAAGGGCGCGAAGGCTGCCTTGGTGGACAGCACCCCCAGCCCGATGGCAAAGAGCGGGATCATCAGCGAGGTGACGGTGATGTGGAAGGCCTCGGTCAGCCACAGCACACCCACGAACACCAGCAGCGCCAGCCCCCGGTTCTCGACAGGCGAGAACGGCAGCCAGCGCAGCAGCAGGAAGAAGAGGACAAGATCGGCGGCCAGGATCAGCCAGCCGCGCCGATTGGCGACGACCGCGTCGGACACGATGAAAACTCCCGGAGGAAGAAGAGGAAGGCCGGAAGTATGTCATGCCCCACCGGATAGGGACTTTCCCGAATGTGCCTGGCCGCCATCAGGACGCCTACCCATCCGCCAAATAGAAAGGACCGGCAAGGCCGCAGGGGCCGTGCCGGTCCGGGATGGGAGGGATGTCGGGAAAGCCGGACGATCAGTCCATGGCGCTGCCCCAGTGGAGCACGCCCGTGTAGGTGACCGCCAGGATGAGCAGGCCGAAGATCACGCGGTACCAGGCAAACACGCGGAAGCTGTTGCTGGCCACGAAGCGGATGAGCCAGTGCACGCAGGCCAGTGCGCTGAAGAACGCGAAGATGGTGCCCACGGCGAACAGCGGGATGTCGCCGGCGCTCAGCAGGTCGCGGCTCTTCCAGGTGTCATAGACACTGGCGCCGATGAGCGTGGGGATGGCCAGGTAGAAGGAGAACTCGGTGGCCACCTGCCGCGACAGGCCGAAGATCATGCCGCCGATGATGGTGGCGCCGGAACGGCTGGTGCCCGGGATAAGCGCGAAGGCCTGCGCCAGACCCAGCTTCAGCGCATCGACGGCGGTGAGGCTGTCGATGTCGGTGATGCGCGGCGCGATGTTTTCCTGGCGTTTTTCCACCAGGAAGATGATCAGGCCCCCCACCACCAGGGCGATGGCCACCGGCACCGGACCGAACAGGTGGGTCTTGATGAGCTTGCTGAACAGCACGCCCAGCACCGCCGCCGGGATGAAGGCGATGATGATGTTGAGCGCAAAGCGCTGCTGCACGCGGTCGGACGTGAGGCCGGCCAGCACCTTGCCGATGCGCTCGCGGTAGTACCAGATGACGGCCAGGATGGCGCCCGTCTGGATGGCGATGGCAAAGACGCTGGCTTTTTCGTCATCCCAGCCCAGCAGCGAGCTGGTGAGGATGAGGTGGCCGGTGCTGGAGATGGGGAGGAACTCGGTCAGGCCCTCGACAATGCCGAGGATGACGGCCTTGACCATCAGGGGGAGTGCGTAGAGGGATTCCATGGGGCAGGATGTTAACGCGCATCGTGGCAGGCACGGTGCCAAATCCTGCCACTTTCACCGGCATCACGCCCCCTGGAACAGATTGATACAGAAAAGTCAGCCGCGCGACCACAGCCGATGGAAATGATGCACGGGTCCATGGCCCCGGCCATCCACCCGCCGCCCCACCGTGAGCTGGCTGGAGGCGGCCAGCGCGCCGGTGAGATAGTCGCGCGCGGCACGGGCAGCGGCCGGCATGTCGGCCGACTGCGGGATGAGTGCGGCCAGCGCGGCCGACAGCGTGCAGCCGGTGCCGTGCAGGTTGTCGGTGTCGATGCGCGGGCCATCGAGCTGGATCATCCGGTCGCCATCGAAGAGCAGGTCCACCGGGTTGCCCGGCAGGTGGCCGCCCTTGAGCAGCACCCAGCGCCCGTCGGCATCGGCCAGCAGGCGGCGCAGCCGCTCGGCCATCCGGCGCATGCCCGCCACGTCGTCGGGGGCGGACTGATCCAGCAGCAGCGCGGCCTCGGGCAGGTTGGGCGTGATGACGGTGGCCAGCGGCAGCACGGCCTCAGTCAGCATGCGGATGGCGTCGGCGGGCAGCAGCACGTCGCCGCCCTTGGAGACCATCACCGGGTCGACCACCAGCGCCGGCAGCTGACCCGAAGCCAGCAGCGGCTCCAGCGCGTCGGCCACCGTGCGCGCAATGGCGGCGGTGCCCAGCATGCCCAGTTTGGCACTGTCGATGCGCACGTCATCGAACAGCGTGTCGATCTGCAGCCGGATGAAATCGGTGGAGACACCCTCGATGCCGGTGACGGCTCGGGTGTTCTGGGCGGTGAGCGCGCAGATGACCGCACAGCCATAGGCCCCCAGCGCCGAGAAGGTCTTGATGTCGGCCAGCACGCCGGCCCCGCCACTGGGGTCGACGCCAGCGACGGTCAGCAGGTTGGGAATGGCGCGCGCGGCCGCGCCAGGCTGGCCGGCAAGCGCCGCAGGATCGAAGTGGCCCGACACGGGGTTGTCGGAACGGGACATGGCAGGACTCCGGAAACGGACACCGAGACGGATGGCATCCTATCACCCCTGGCAGGGGAAGCTGCCTGCCGGGATGCGGGTATGCCCTGAAGCACACCCCGCATGAGTGGCAGCCGGTGCTGCTCGGCCTTCATCCCGTCCGGATCCGCGAAGACCGGAAGCCGATACTCCTATCCTTGAGGATTCCGGCAGACAACGCGTCATCTGGATATCCTTGGGGCCGGCAGGTCGTGCGCCCTTCATTCCCTGTCCCTGGCACCGCATCGCGGGTGACGGCGCTACCCCGCAGGTTCTCCTCTCCGCCCTTGTTTTCCTTGCTTCTTTCCCGACATACCGCCATGTCCCCCACCTCGACCCCGGCCTCCACGCCCTGCCCTGCGCCCACCGCCCCCGCCAACGTACTTTCCATCGCCGGCACCGATCCGACCGGCGGGGCTGGCATCCAGGCCGACCTGAAGACCTTCGGCGCGCTGGGCGCCTATGGCATGGCGGTGGTGACGGCCGTGGTGGCGCAGAACACGCAGGCCGTGCGCATGGTCTCACCGCTGACGCCAGAGCTGGTACAGGCGCAGCTGGAAGCCGTGTTCGAGGACGTGACGGTGGCCGCCGTGAAGATCGGCATGGTGGCCAACGCCGGGATTGCCGAGGCGATTGCCGAAGTGCTGACCCGCCATCGGCCGCCCTTCGTGGTATTCGACCCCGTGATGGCGGCCAGCACCCACAAGCGCCTGATGAATGAAAGCGACCTGGAGCGGATCCGCACCGTGCTGCTTCCGCAGGTGAGTCTGCTGACCCCCAACCTGAAGGAAGCCGCCCGGCTGCTGGGCATCGCGCAGCCCGTCGATGAAGCCGGCATGCACGCCTGCCTGCCCGCACTGCAGGCGCTGGGGGTGCCCAACGTGCTGCTGAAGGGCGGGCATCTGGCCGACGACACCCCCGACGCCCCCGAATCCACCGACCTGCTGGCCACGCCCGAGGGCGTCATCCGCCTGTCCGCGCCCCGCATTGCCACGCGGCACGGGCATGGCACGGGCTGCACGCTGTCGTCAGCCATCGCGGCGCTGTGGCCGCAGCACGGGCTGGAAAAGGCCACCCGGATGGCCAAGGACTACGTGCATGGCGCGCTGCTGCACGCCGATACGCTGCAGGTGGGACATGGCCGCGGGCCGTTGCACCATTTCTGGCAGGCGGTTCACCTTCCCGGGCAGCTGGCGTAACATGCCGGCAGTGAGGCCATTGCTCCGAGGAGCCCGGCCTGCGGGCAGACCCGGGGTGCCATGGCCGCCCCCTGCGAAGGCCTGCCCCCTCCACCACGGCCTGTCCGGCAGGATGCCCTCATCCGCCACAGTGCCCTTCCTGTCGCGGAGTCGAGCGTGAACCTCGAAAAAGTCGTCTTTGCCTTCTTCACGATCCTGGCCTGTACCCTGAACTTCGGGTTCTTTCTGGGCGAGATCGACCGTGCCGACTTCCACCACCCGGCCGAGCTGTTCATCGCCGTGGTCATCAACCTGATCACGCTGATCATCAAGTTCGGCGACCGTACCCAGATGGGCGCCACGCACCTGGCCACC from Lautropia mirabilis harbors:
- a CDS encoding SLC13 family permease is translated as MSDAVVANRRGWLILAADLVLFFLLLRWLPFSPVENRGLALLVFVGVLWLTEAFHITVTSLMIPLFAIGLGVLSTKAAFAPFAEPVIFMFFGGFVIAAVLHIQKLDLWIAGHVIRLAGGSLKLTIFYLFAVTAFLSLFVNNTAVAAMMLPLTLGILRQVDVEKNRKLYAFVLLGIAFSASIGGIGTLVGSTPNALLATMIDISFADWLKYGMPVVALMMPAMVLSLWVVLRPDFSVPFNVDIEDIPLDGRRMFTLVVFAATAVLLILGKLVVGPLQQLLALPEPIKNIDSVIAMLAVVVMCVGGSASWKQIQEHTEWGVLMLFGGGLVLSIVMKDTGASKILADSIVAAVGHQHPVIIMLALTSFVVFLTEFTSNTATAALLMPIFITVARTLQLPDIALAAIIACGASCAFMLPIATPPNAIVYATGKIRLGEMVRVGLLLNIACILIIGLLAHGLWVHW
- a CDS encoding undecaprenyl-diphosphate phosphatase gives rise to the protein MESLYALPLMVKAVILGIVEGLTEFLPISSTGHLILTSSLLGWDDEKASVFAIAIQTGAILAVIWYYRERIGKVLAGLTSDRVQQRFALNIIIAFIPAAVLGVLFSKLIKTHLFGPVPVAIALVVGGLIIFLVEKRQENIAPRITDIDSLTAVDALKLGLAQAFALIPGTSRSGATIIGGMIFGLSRQVATEFSFYLAIPTLIGASVYDTWKSRDLLSAGDIPLFAVGTIFAFFSALACVHWLIRFVASNSFRVFAWYRVIFGLLILAVTYTGVLHWGSAMD
- the thiD gene encoding bifunctional hydroxymethylpyrimidine kinase/phosphomethylpyrimidine kinase, which produces MSRSDNPVSGHFDPAALAGQPGAAARAIPNLLTVAGVDPSGGAGVLADIKTFSALGAYGCAVICALTAQNTRAVTGIEGVSTDFIRLQIDTLFDDVRIDSAKLGMLGTAAIARTVADALEPLLASGQLPALVVDPVMVSKGGDVLLPADAIRMLTEAVLPLATVITPNLPEAALLLDQSAPDDVAGMRRMAERLRRLLADADGRWVLLKGGHLPGNPVDLLFDGDRMIQLDGPRIDTDNLHGTGCTLSAALAALIPQSADMPAAARAARDYLTGALAASSQLTVGRRVDGRGHGPVHHFHRLWSRG
- the thiD gene encoding bifunctional hydroxymethylpyrimidine kinase/phosphomethylpyrimidine kinase, with the translated sequence MSPTSTPASTPCPAPTAPANVLSIAGTDPTGGAGIQADLKTFGALGAYGMAVVTAVVAQNTQAVRMVSPLTPELVQAQLEAVFEDVTVAAVKIGMVANAGIAEAIAEVLTRHRPPFVVFDPVMAASTHKRLMNESDLERIRTVLLPQVSLLTPNLKEAARLLGIAQPVDEAGMHACLPALQALGVPNVLLKGGHLADDTPDAPESTDLLATPEGVIRLSAPRIATRHGHGTGCTLSSAIAALWPQHGLEKATRMAKDYVHGALLHADTLQVGHGRGPLHHFWQAVHLPGQLA
- a CDS encoding DUF6394 family protein; this translates as MNLEKVVFAFFTILACTLNFGFFLGEIDRADFHHPAELFIAVVINLITLIIKFGDRTQMGATHLATSLVATLQLLFASLVWMWVEQFNNTPLDGHTVSIIVSLSGGALLANLVSVILLIGETLRQTR